AAGGTTTGTAAGCGATTAGCACCTAAACTTGTGGATGCCTCTTCCACCTCACGTTCAAAATTTTGTAGTACGGGCTGCACCATTCGCACAACAAACGGAAGGCCGATAAATATAAGTGCTACTGTTACACCTAATGAGGTATAAGCCACCTTAAAGTTCAAAAACTGTCCAATCCACCCATTTGGTGAATATAGAGTAGTTAAAGCAATCCCTGCTACAGCCGTTGGTAAGGCAAAAGGTAAATCTACTAATCCATCAACAATCTTCTTTCCAGGAAAGGAGTAGCGGACGAGCACCCAAGCGATTAAGACGCCAAAAATCACATTGACGAGTGCAGCAGCAAAAGATGCACCAAAACTTAATTTATAAGAAGCTACAACCCTAGGGTCTGAGATGGTGTCCCAAATCTCGGACCACTCCATTGTAAAAGTATTAATAAATATCATCGATAAGGGTAGCACAACTAGAATAGTAGTGTACATAATCGTAAAACCTAGGGACAATCCGAATCCAGGTAATATACTATAGGATTTCAGTTTATGAGTTTTCATTATTTCACCCCTGAAATTAAGACCCGTAATTTTTATAAAGGGACTGTTCAAATCATATTTTTTGAACGGTCCCTTATGTTTTTCGTTTACGCTCTTACTAATTATGGTTGATAAATTTGATCAAACGTTCCACCATCTTGGAAATGCTTTTCTTGAGCTTTTTTCCAGCCGCCAAAGTCATCATCAATATTTACAAGGTCGATTTTTGGAAACTGATCATCGTATTTCTTTAATATTTCTTCATTACGTGGACGATAATAGTTTTTCGCAGCAATTTCTTGACCTTTATCCGTATATAAGTATTCCAAGTATGCTTCTGCCACTTCACGAGTTCCCTTTTTATCGACTACTTTGTCTACAACCGCAACTGGTGGTTCTGCTAAAATACTTAATGAAGGATTAACAATTTCAAATTTGTCTTTTCCTAATTCATTTAGTGTTAAGTAAGCTTCATTTTCCCAAGCAATTAACACATCACCAATTCCTCTTTCAACGAAAGTAGTAGTCGAACCACGAGCACCTGAATCTAGCACTTCTACGTTTTTATATAGTTTACTAATAAATTCCTTTGTTTTTTCCTCATCACCTTTGAACTTTTTGTCTGCAAAAGCCCATGCAGCTAAATAATTCCATCTAGCCCCACCAGAGGTTTTTGGGTTTGGCGTAATGACAGACACGCCCTCTTTCGTTAAGTCGTCCCAATCTTTAATGTTTTTTGGATTCCCTTTTCTGACTAAAAACACAATGGTCGAAGTGTATGGTGTTGAATTATTCTTAAATTGCTTTTGCCAATCCTTGTCTAATTGTTGATTGATATTTGCAATTTCATCAATATCATAGGCTAATGCTAGAGTAACAACATCTGCTTCAAGTCCATCAATAACCGCCCTTGCTTGTTTTCCTGAGCCTCCGTGTGATTGCTGAATTGTAACTTTTTGTCCGGTTTTCTTCTCCCAGTTTTTCGCGAATTCTGCGTTAAATTCTTGGTAGAGCTCTCTTGTTGGATCATAGGATACATTTAGAATTTCTACAGGGTCTTTTTTAGCCTCTTTGTCAGTTGTTTTTGTTTGTTCTTTGCTTGTTTCTTGACTGCTTGTGCATCCGGCAAGTGCCACTAATAACACTGCTACTAATACGCCAATCTTCCAAAATACATTTTTTGTCTTTTTCATTGTTTTTCCCCCTTTTTTTATAAACAAAAAAGGCCGCTATCTTTTTTTATTCAAAAAAAGATAACAGCCTTCAGTTTGTCTGATCAGCTATTTTTATTTGGTTATGATTCCTTATTTAACCTACTGATTTACTGCGGTTTAAGAAGGATTACTCATATGTTAACTATATTTTTCATATAAGTCAACTTGGTTTTTTAATTTATTTTTTTTCTTTTACTTATAGTTTGTTTTAAATTTGTCTGTTGATTTCCGCTCCAGATGCTACAATCAACAGAGTACTCAAAAGGAGCCTTCTCATTACATTATAATGTTAAGGCTCCCTTTCCAGCTTTTAATATTTCCTATCAGTTACAAAAGCTCATTTTTCAAGGTTTATCATTAAGTTTAACTTCATTCATTAATCGTCTATCGATTTTTCCCTTAAATTTCATTGGTCTTGACTTCTTATTTTCAGGTACGTTGGTTTGTTGGATTCTTTTATTGTGTTCATAATAAAAGGAAGCTCAACGAGCCGGTCCGATCCAAATCAATATATCTTAACCAAGCTGCATTCTGAAGCCTTGTTACATACCGTTGTTTTGTCATCCCTAATACAAGGGAATGCCCATAAGTTAAGGAAACTCTCGTATTTTTAGTATTCATTTTTTCAAATTTGACAACATGATTGAGCGCAAACCATATGCCATCAGGACGATACGGGGAAGAGCAAGGAAACCAGTAAATTTCTAGCGGAGAATAAACAATAATTGGAAGCATATTCACATCTCCAAAAATAGAACGAGACCCTTCACATGCTCCCTTTAAGCTAGAACAATAATAACGTAAACTATGTTCTATTAAACAAACCGGACTCATATTCACTATAAAGGTATCTAATCCTTCATAGACAATAGAATATGATTTACCGTGTTGATCCACCTCTCCAACAATCGCTGCCGTATCTTTGTTAATTACATGCCTTTCTAACGTTTTCATTTAATTCCCCCCACTATTACATTTCCATTCATAAAAAAAAGGGGGTATACTAAGGAAGAGTGGTGTATACCCTCTTTTAAACCCTTAGGCACTCAGTTTACCAGACATGAGCCTGAGGGTTTTTACATGGTAATATCCTCACATTTAGTCTCACCTCCTTATGACAAAAGATTATTTATAACTTTTCATTCTTTGGACTTAAAAAATTTAATGTATTTCGTACTCGTGGATGACCTAGTTGAAGTAAAGATTGGAATGGTTTTATATTTTTCTTATCGGAGAAATGGTGAATTCAACTAATACGATGTTTTTATTTTTCCTATCAAATAAATTATAAATTTACTAGATAATTTATGTAAAATTATTTTTTATGTCCATTTTTAGAAAATTCTTCTAATAGATAATCATGACCATTCTTTTGATCACCGTCGTTGACTGATTATTCTCATTATAGTAAAATTACTTTTCCATTTTTTATTCCCCAAGCGGTAATCACCTTTAATTAGATTAATATAGGAATTTTTCGATATTTTTCAACTATCCATTTCCTCGATCCTTATTTCCCATTATTCCAATCCACTTTTAACATTGCATTCACCATATTTTCAATATTTCTCCATAAAAATGACATATTTTAGAAACATTTTAAAAACTAAGAAAATATCATAAAAAATTTTTTAAAAAAATCCGCGCCCCGAAAAATGCACAATATTGTCATAAAATCAAAAATAGAAAATATTAGGGAAAAATTCTATCTCAAATCCCTATAAAAACCCCAAAATCAATAGTATTTTGAGATAATTATTTACAAACCACTCTAATTGGACCTCGAACTTTTAGAATCCATTGAAAAGCCTATATCTTCTGAATTATTAGTTATGAATTTTACCAATTACTGCATTTGAAAACTTTGATTTTTTTGATAAGATATATTTTCGTAGAATATTAATAAAGGAAGTGAAAAAAATGAAAAAGTTTGGATTAGCCATTCAAATTTTAATCGGGTTAATTTTAGGTATTGCAGTGGGGGCAATCTTTTATGGTAACCCTGCAGTTCAAACCTATTTACAACCGATCGGGGATATCTTCCTTCGACTCATTAAAATGATTGTTATACCAATCGTTGTTGCCAGCATCATTGTCGGTGTTGCAGGAACAGGTGACATGAAAAAGCTGGGTAAGCTAGGGGGTAAAACACTTCTCTATTTCGAGATTGTTACAACCATTGCTATTATTGTAGGGTTAGTTGCAGCAAACCTTTTCCAACCCGGCAAAGGAATTGATATGAGTGAGCTCTCTAAAGGAGATATCTCAAAATACGTAGAAACAACAGAAACAGTAGCCCATCACAGTTTTATGGATACGTTTGTGAATATCGTCCCTACAAATATTTTTCAATCTTTAATGAACGGTGAAATGCTGGCCATTATTTTCTTTTCTGTTTTCTTTGGAATCGGGATTGCTGCGGTTGGCGAAAAAGGCAAACCAGTTTTGGATTTTTTCCGTGGAACTGCAGATGCCATGTTTTATGTAACTAACCAAATCATGAAATTTGCTCCATTTGGTGTATTTGCTTTAATCGGAGTAACGGTTTCAAAATTTGGTGTCACATCACTTATTCCACTTGGCAAACTTATTATTGTTGTTTATGCAACTATGCTATTCTTTGTCTTTGTTGTTCTTGGCGGAATCGCAAAAATGCATGGTATTCCATTTTTCGGGATGCTTAAGCTATTAAAAGATGAATTAATCCTTTCATTCAGCACAGCTAGCTCTGAAACGGTCCTACCAAAATTAATTGAAAAAATGGAAGGCTTCGGCTGTCCAAAATCTATTACCTCATTTGTTATTCCAACTGGATATTCCTTTAACCTTGACGGTTCAACCTTGTATCAAGCATTAGCGGCTCTTTTCATTGCACAGATGTATGGAATTCATATGCCTATTAGTTCCCAAATCACGCTCATGTTAGTATTAATGCTTACTTCAAAAGGTATCGCTGGTGTTCCAGGTGTTTCGTTTGTTGTATTATTAGCGACTCTTGGCACTGTTGGTATTCCTGTTGAAGGCTTAGCATTCATTGCTGGTATAGACCGTATTCTTGATATGGGTCGAACAGCTGTGAATGTTGTCGGAAACTCCCTTTCAGCTGCTGTTATTTCAAAATGGGAAGGCGAATTTAGACCTCAAAAGGCTCATGTGAAAGTCGAAAAAGCATCATAAAAAAAAGCTGCTCTTATGCAGCTTTTTTTCTGTCTTTATTCGGATTTAAACATGTTTTGTTTTTGTTCAAGTACTTCTCTTGTCTCAGCATGTTGGATCACGATTTGTTGAGCAGGCATTTTCACATGGTGATTATACATTGTTTGTGCCAGCAGTTCCTTTGTTTCTCTAGCAGCAGTTATGTAATCTACATCCTTAACCGTTGCGGTAATGGAAAATTTGTAGCCAGTCGGACTTACATCCAATGAGTGGAGCCCATATAACTGGTATGCTTCACGAAATTCACCAGTATATCGATCGACTAATAGATAATGTTTATGGGTTTCATTTAACTGTGCACAAACCTCCAGTAAAAGTTCTTTTATTCTTCCAGGATTCTCATCAAAGGAAACAATCACACTTTCAAAAACCCGTCTCATATCAACAGAACCATTAACCAGTTTTCGAATTTCTCCATTAGAAATGGTCACTAACTTCCCGTTGATTAATCGAATTTTTACAACTCTGAAACCCAATTCTTCAACTGTGCCACCTTCAATTTCCTCATTAATATGAATAAAATCACCTTTTTGGATGGTCCGTTCAAAAATGATAAACATCCCGCTCAAAAGATCGTTGATTACCTTCTGTGCACCAAAACCAATGACAGCAGCGATAATTCCGCCCGCCATTATAAACTCTTTTAAATTGCTGACGAATGGCTTTATTGCTGCGAAAAAGATCACAAAAAACAACACATAGTTTGCAGTATTTCGGATAACACTTTCAATTGTATTTTCTTTTTTTTCGTCAACAATATCTGTTCGTTTAAAAAACTGATGGATAAAAAAGCGAATGAATCGAACCATCATATATGAAAAAACAGCTGTTATTAATAACGATAAAAAGTAGTCCTTCACTGTCTCCCAATCTATTTTAAAGAATTCTAAGATTGCAGTTGACCATATTTCCATCTGTACCCCTCCTCAAGAAAAGCTCCTAATGAAAATTATATCTTATTTTCCCTGTCAATTAGTAAATAATTCATACATTCCCCTTTATTGGTCCTAGCAAAATACGTTTTAAATCTAGATAATATATCCTGTGATGTTTGTCACAAATTAGTCAAAGTTTGTTCACTTTTTGTACTTTTTTAGGAAGATTTTTATGTTATTATCATTCGTATAGTATTAATAATTATTATCGAATGATAATGACTTTAACTTAACATTTTGAATTACGAAACATTTATTTTTGAAATGGTTGTGCAAATTTGAAAGGAGCAAGAATATGAAAGCATCGAAATCTTTATTATTCTTATTTACCGCCGTAGCTTCCCTATTATTACTGAGCGGCTGTGAAACAAATTTAGTTGTATTCGATCCACAGGGTCCTGTTGCTCGAGACATTTTAGATTTGATTAACTGGTCGCTTGTGTTTATGTTGATCGTTGTAGTTGTTGTTTTTGGTCTATTCGGTTATATCGTTTGGAAATACCGTGAAAAACCTGAAAACAAAAACTATGAACCACCTGAGGAACATGGAAGTACTGTTCTTGAAATTATTTGGACGGCAATACCTATCTTAATTGTTATTGCACTCACCATTCCAACGGTCAAAACCATCTACGCACTCGAGAAAGTCCCTGCAGGCTACGAAAAGAAAGAACCTCTGATTATTCATGTTACTTCTGCAGATTGGAAATGGATTTTCAGCTATCCAGAGCAAGGAATAGAAACGATTAATTATGTCAATATCCCTGAAGATCGTCCGGTTCTGTTTAAATTAACATCAGCTAGCACAATGCAATCCTTTTGGATTCCTGCTTTAGCTGGTCAAAAATACACAATGAACAAAATGGAAACACAAATGTATGTTGTGGCTGATAATCCCGGCTCATATTTTGGCCGTAATACAAACTTTAATGGGCGCGGCTACGCTGACATGGAATTTGAAGTGTTAGCACAAAAACAGATTGATTTTGAAAATTGGGTTAAGGATGT
The DNA window shown above is from Bacillus sp. T3 and carries:
- the cysT gene encoding sulfate ABC transporter permease subunit CysT translates to MKTHKLKSYSILPGFGLSLGFTIMYTTILVVLPLSMIFINTFTMEWSEIWDTISDPRVVASYKLSFGASFAAALVNVIFGVLIAWVLVRYSFPGKKIVDGLVDLPFALPTAVAGIALTTLYSPNGWIGQFLNFKVAYTSLGVTVALIFIGLPFVVRMVQPVLQNFEREVEEASTSLGANRLQTFTKIIFPELLPAALTGFALAFARAIGEYGSVVFISGNMPMKTEITPLMIMTKLEQYDYAGATAIAAVMLLFSFALLLTINLFQWWMNKRYAND
- a CDS encoding sulfate ABC transporter substrate-binding protein, translated to MKKGGKTMKKTKNVFWKIGVLVAVLLVALAGCTSSQETSKEQTKTTDKEAKKDPVEILNVSYDPTRELYQEFNAEFAKNWEKKTGQKVTIQQSHGGSGKQARAVIDGLEADVVTLALAYDIDEIANINQQLDKDWQKQFKNNSTPYTSTIVFLVRKGNPKNIKDWDDLTKEGVSVITPNPKTSGGARWNYLAAWAFADKKFKGDEEKTKEFISKLYKNVEVLDSGARGSTTTFVERGIGDVLIAWENEAYLTLNELGKDKFEIVNPSLSILAEPPVAVVDKVVDKKGTREVAEAYLEYLYTDKGQEIAAKNYYRPRNEEILKKYDDQFPKIDLVNIDDDFGGWKKAQEKHFQDGGTFDQIYQP
- a CDS encoding competence protein ComK, which encodes MKTLERHVINKDTAAIVGEVDQHGKSYSIVYEGLDTFIVNMSPVCLIEHSLRYYCSSLKGACEGSRSIFGDVNMLPIIVYSPLEIYWFPCSSPYRPDGIWFALNHVVKFEKMNTKNTRVSLTYGHSLVLGMTKQRYVTRLQNAAWLRYIDLDRTGSLSFLLL
- a CDS encoding cation:dicarboxylate symporter family transporter — encoded protein: MKKFGLAIQILIGLILGIAVGAIFYGNPAVQTYLQPIGDIFLRLIKMIVIPIVVASIIVGVAGTGDMKKLGKLGGKTLLYFEIVTTIAIIVGLVAANLFQPGKGIDMSELSKGDISKYVETTETVAHHSFMDTFVNIVPTNIFQSLMNGEMLAIIFFSVFFGIGIAAVGEKGKPVLDFFRGTADAMFYVTNQIMKFAPFGVFALIGVTVSKFGVTSLIPLGKLIIVVYATMLFFVFVVLGGIAKMHGIPFFGMLKLLKDELILSFSTASSETVLPKLIEKMEGFGCPKSITSFVIPTGYSFNLDGSTLYQALAALFIAQMYGIHMPISSQITLMLVLMLTSKGIAGVPGVSFVVLLATLGTVGIPVEGLAFIAGIDRILDMGRTAVNVVGNSLSAAVISKWEGEFRPQKAHVKVEKAS
- a CDS encoding mechanosensitive ion channel family protein, whose amino-acid sequence is MEIWSTAILEFFKIDWETVKDYFLSLLITAVFSYMMVRFIRFFIHQFFKRTDIVDEKKENTIESVIRNTANYVLFFVIFFAAIKPFVSNLKEFIMAGGIIAAVIGFGAQKVINDLLSGMFIIFERTIQKGDFIHINEEIEGGTVEELGFRVVKIRLINGKLVTISNGEIRKLVNGSVDMRRVFESVIVSFDENPGRIKELLLEVCAQLNETHKHYLLVDRYTGEFREAYQLYGLHSLDVSPTGYKFSITATVKDVDYITAARETKELLAQTMYNHHVKMPAQQIVIQHAETREVLEQKQNMFKSE
- the qoxA gene encoding cytochrome aa3 quinol oxidase subunit II, with the protein product MKASKSLLFLFTAVASLLLLSGCETNLVVFDPQGPVARDILDLINWSLVFMLIVVVVVFGLFGYIVWKYREKPENKNYEPPEEHGSTVLEIIWTAIPILIVIALTIPTVKTIYALEKVPAGYEKKEPLIIHVTSADWKWIFSYPEQGIETINYVNIPEDRPVLFKLTSASTMQSFWIPALAGQKYTMNKMETQMYVVADNPGSYFGRNTNFNGRGYADMEFEVLAQKQIDFENWVKDVKKTAPKLTEKKYNELLTPTHLGRLTYSNTHLEWINHADMDSETITNPELYKTHGYQGKIFEEDSENNSEMNHSEMNESDGGEHNEH